One part of the Gossypium raimondii isolate GPD5lz chromosome 1, ASM2569854v1, whole genome shotgun sequence genome encodes these proteins:
- the LOC105774873 gene encoding CRIB domain-containing protein RIC7, with translation MKGLLKGLRYISDIFEQEKEQEMQIGNPTDVKHVAHIGMDGPSANKPSWMNEFNSAEELSSDTLANNLQETPSAAGDHESLPPTSNEKPKKTRRKASIENGTAVESSKVSEKGSRGHRSSNNSMGSPARESSSQGRRHSNRSINGSDSPSQDLPDIPKKSRRKKSKESSGGSDGSSISSRTKEGSLPDVTELES, from the exons ATGAAGGGTCTTCTAAAAGGTTTAAGATACATTTCCGATATATTTG AACaggaaaaagaacaagaaatgCAAATAGGGAATCCTACAGATGTAAAACATGTTGCTCATATTGGTATGGATGGTCCTTCTGCCAATAAGCCTAGCTGg atGAACGAGTTTAATTCGGCTGAAGAGCTCTCATCGGATACATTAGCTAATAATCTACAAGAGACGCCTTCAGCTGCAG GAGATCATGAGTCATTGCCGCCGACAAGCAATGAGAAGCCAAAGAAGACAAGGCGCAAAGCATCAATAGAAAATGGCACAGCCGTTGAGTCATCGAAAGTCAGCGAGAAAGGCTCGAGGGGCCACCGTTCATCCAACAACTCCATGGGTTCCCCCGCCCGAGAATCGTCTTCCCAAGGCAGGCGCCACTCCAATCGTAGCATCAACGGCAGTGACTCACCTTCACAAGACTTACCCGACATTCCAAAGAAATCTCGACGAAAGAAGTCGAAGGAATCATCAGGCGGATCCGACGGGTCTTCGATCTCGTCGAGAACGAAAGAAGGCTCTTTGCCAGATGTCACCGAGCTCGAATCTTAA